A stretch of the Bartonella henselae str. Houston-1 genome encodes the following:
- the ugpA gene encoding sn-glycerol-3-phosphate ABC transporter permease UgpA has protein sequence MQEKHAYFKNSLLPYWLLFPQLLVTFLFFFWPAIQAIKSSFEREDPFGFTTTFIGFENYVTIFSDLAYLKSLLITAIFSISVTATSMTISLLLAVCVDRVIRAKKAYTTLLLWPYAVAPVLAGILWLFIFHPTAGIVPFFLQKIGIIWNYRINGIQAMIIIVIAASWKQISYNFLFFLAGLQSVPRSQIEAAAIDGAGPFKRFWTVVFPQISPTTFFLLIVNIQYVMFDTFGIIDNITSGGPARATSTLVYKVYDDGFKNQIIGASAAQSTILMLMVIVLTFIQFRWIERRVQY, from the coding sequence ATGCAAGAAAAACATGCATATTTCAAAAATAGTCTACTTCCTTACTGGTTGCTTTTTCCTCAGCTCCTTGTGACTTTTTTGTTTTTCTTTTGGCCTGCTATCCAAGCAATAAAATCGTCTTTTGAGCGTGAAGATCCTTTTGGCTTTACTACAACCTTTATTGGTTTTGAAAATTATGTTACAATTTTCTCTGATCTTGCTTATCTCAAATCGCTTCTTATAACCGCAATATTTTCCATTTCGGTAACTGCCACTTCAATGACCATATCTCTTCTTTTGGCTGTCTGTGTTGATCGTGTCATCCGCGCAAAAAAAGCTTACACAACACTTTTGCTCTGGCCTTATGCTGTTGCTCCGGTATTGGCAGGTATATTATGGTTGTTTATCTTTCATCCAACTGCCGGAATTGTCCCTTTTTTTCTCCAGAAAATAGGTATTATATGGAATTATCGTATTAATGGCATTCAAGCAATGATTATTATTGTGATTGCAGCCAGTTGGAAACAAATCTCTTATAATTTTCTCTTTTTTCTTGCCGGTCTTCAATCTGTTCCACGTTCCCAAATAGAAGCAGCAGCAATTGATGGTGCTGGTCCTTTTAAACGATTTTGGACTGTGGTTTTTCCGCAAATTTCACCGACAACCTTTTTTCTTCTTATCGTTAACATCCAATATGTTATGTTTGATACATTTGGCATTATTGATAACATAACCTCTGGAGGTCCTGCGCGTGCAACAAGCACTCTTGTCTACAAAGTGTACGATGATGGTTTTAAAAACCAAATAATTGGTGCATCAGCAGCACAATCAACAATATTAATGTTGATGGTTATTGTCTTAACATTTATTCAGTTCCGCTGGATTGAACGCCGTGTACAATATTAG
- the ugpB gene encoding sn-glycerol-3-phosphate ABC transporter substrate-binding protein UgpB, producing MSRFYLSIAAFTVAISVTTAGFAQTKISFWHSMSGELGKQTENLINDFNASQSEYKVIPSFRGEYEEGMISLISAFRGKQQPVLVQIYEIGTGTMMAAKGAIYPIYQLMKDTKQEFDPTDYLPAISGYYSDVQGRMLSMPFNASTPILYYNKDIFKKAGLDPEQPPKTWQDVESFSKKILETKAASCGFTMAYASQWIGIENFSALHNIPFGTKENGFSGLNSKLTFNGPLQVRMWTDLKKWSDQGIFRYGGPAGALDATPMFMTQNCAIFMQSSGSRAGILSEAVFNVGFGMLPYYDNVEGAPQNSIIGGASIWALKGHTPEEYAGAAAFLKFLSKANNQAKWHQITGYLPTTKAAYELSKKQDYYKKNVGADIAIRQITLNPPTVNSKGIRFGNLPQIRSILDQELEAVLNGSKTPKDGLDEAVERGNKLLREFEKANH from the coding sequence ATGAGTCGTTTTTATCTTTCTATAGCGGCATTTACTGTTGCTATCAGCGTGACAACAGCGGGTTTTGCGCAAACAAAAATCAGCTTTTGGCATTCTATGAGCGGTGAGCTAGGAAAACAAACTGAAAACCTTATTAACGACTTTAATGCTAGTCAATCTGAGTATAAAGTTATTCCTTCATTTCGTGGTGAATATGAAGAAGGTATGATCTCGCTCATTTCGGCATTCCGTGGAAAACAACAGCCGGTTCTCGTCCAAATTTATGAAATTGGCACTGGAACTATGATGGCTGCAAAAGGTGCAATTTATCCCATTTATCAATTGATGAAAGATACAAAACAAGAATTCGATCCTACAGATTATTTGCCTGCTATAAGTGGTTATTATTCTGATGTTCAGGGACGAATGCTATCTATGCCTTTCAACGCTTCAACACCAATCCTTTATTATAATAAAGATATCTTTAAAAAAGCAGGACTTGATCCAGAACAGCCACCTAAAACATGGCAAGATGTCGAAAGTTTCTCCAAAAAAATTCTTGAAACTAAAGCAGCAAGCTGTGGTTTTACAATGGCTTATGCATCTCAATGGATTGGCATAGAAAACTTTTCAGCATTACACAATATTCCTTTTGGGACGAAAGAAAATGGCTTTAGCGGACTTAATTCAAAGCTTACCTTTAATGGGCCATTACAAGTGCGTATGTGGACTGACCTTAAAAAATGGTCTGATCAAGGCATTTTCCGCTATGGTGGCCCTGCCGGCGCATTAGATGCAACACCAATGTTTATGACACAAAATTGTGCAATCTTTATGCAATCTTCAGGATCGCGTGCAGGTATCCTTTCTGAAGCAGTATTTAATGTTGGATTTGGTATGCTCCCCTACTACGACAATGTAGAAGGTGCACCACAAAATTCAATTATTGGAGGAGCTTCGATTTGGGCTTTGAAAGGTCATACCCCTGAAGAATATGCAGGTGCAGCTGCTTTTCTTAAATTTCTCTCAAAAGCTAATAATCAAGCTAAGTGGCACCAGATAACAGGTTATCTTCCAACTACAAAGGCTGCTTACGAACTAAGTAAAAAACAAGATTACTACAAAAAAAACGTTGGAGCAGATATTGCTATTAGACAGATTACTCTTAACCCACCAACCGTTAACTCAAAGGGTATCAGATTTGGTAATTTACCGCAAATTCGTTCCATACTTGATCAAGAATTAGAAGCTGTACTCAATGGCTCAAAAACACCAAAAGATGGATTGGATGAAGCCGTTGAGCGTGGGAATAAACTTCTCCGTGAATTTGAGAAAGCCAATCATTAA